A section of the Thalassospira sp. TSL5-1 genome encodes:
- the glpK gene encoding glycerol kinase GlpK codes for MSDKKYILAIDQGTTSSRAIVFNRDGKSVAVAQREFPQHFPNSGWVEHDPEDLWNTVVETCREAISHIDVNEIAAIGITNQRETTIVWDRKTGKPVYNAIVWQDRRTAALCRDLRHRDAELEQHINAKSGLLIDPYFSATKIAWILDHVTGSRARAEQGDLAFGTVDSFLLWRLTGGKAHATDATNAARTNLYNIREDQWDTELCDIFRVPQQMLPEVKDCAADFGMTDKDLFGAEIPVYGIAGDQQAAAFGQCCFKPGEIKSTYGTGCFVILNTGDEAVTSQHRLLTTIGYRLNGKISYAMEGAIFVAGAAVQWLRDGLGIIKSAAETEGLAGDLPDNRGVYMVPAFTGLGAPYWDADARGAVFGLTRDTGPREFVRAALESVCYQTFDLFDAMAADGVAPKAVRVDGGMVANDWICQYLADILAIDVERPKITETTALGAACLAGLQAGLFSDLDEIRSRWKLDAKFSPEMEKPRRDHVLAGWRDAVARVRTSDD; via the coding sequence ATGTCAGACAAGAAATATATCCTTGCCATCGATCAGGGCACAACCAGTTCGCGCGCGATTGTTTTTAACCGTGACGGCAAGTCTGTTGCGGTTGCGCAGCGCGAATTTCCGCAGCATTTTCCCAATTCCGGCTGGGTGGAACATGACCCGGAAGATTTGTGGAATACGGTTGTTGAAACCTGCCGCGAGGCGATTTCGCATATTGATGTTAACGAGATTGCGGCAATCGGCATTACGAACCAGCGCGAAACCACCATTGTCTGGGACCGCAAAACAGGCAAGCCGGTTTATAACGCCATTGTGTGGCAGGATCGCCGCACAGCGGCCCTGTGTCGCGACCTGCGTCATCGCGATGCGGAGCTTGAACAGCATATTAACGCCAAAAGCGGCCTGTTGATTGATCCGTATTTTTCTGCCACCAAAATTGCCTGGATCCTGGACCACGTAACCGGGTCACGTGCGCGGGCGGAGCAGGGCGATCTGGCCTTTGGCACGGTTGACAGCTTTTTGTTATGGCGGCTCACTGGCGGCAAGGCCCACGCGACCGATGCCACCAATGCCGCACGCACAAATCTTTATAATATTCGCGAAGATCAATGGGATACGGAGCTGTGCGATATCTTCCGTGTTCCTCAACAGATGTTACCTGAAGTCAAGGATTGTGCCGCCGATTTTGGCATGACCGACAAGGACCTGTTTGGCGCTGAAATCCCGGTTTATGGCATTGCGGGCGACCAGCAGGCTGCGGCCTTCGGGCAATGCTGCTTTAAGCCTGGCGAAATCAAAAGCACCTATGGCACCGGCTGTTTTGTGATTTTAAATACCGGGGATGAAGCCGTTACCTCGCAGCATCGCCTGCTCACCACGATTGGCTACCGCCTGAATGGTAAAATCAGTTACGCGATGGAAGGGGCGATTTTTGTCGCGGGAGCAGCGGTGCAATGGCTGCGTGACGGGCTGGGTATTATCAAATCAGCCGCAGAAACCGAAGGTCTGGCCGGTGATTTACCCGATAATCGGGGTGTTTATATGGTCCCGGCCTTTACCGGGCTTGGCGCACCCTATTGGGATGCCGATGCCCGCGGGGCCGTGTTTGGCCTGACGCGCGACACAGGGCCGCGCGAATTTGTCCGTGCTGCGCTTGAAAGCGTTTGTTACCAGACATTCGATCTGTTTGATGCCATGGCCGCCGATGGTGTTGCGCCCAAGGCGGTGCGGGTGGATGGCGGTATGGTCGCCAATGACTGGATTTGCCAGTATCTGGCCGATATTTTGGCGATTGATGTTGAGCGCCCGAAAATCACCGAAACGACGGCATTGGGGGCAGCTTGCCTTGCGGGTTTACAGGCCGGGCTGTTTTCCGATCTGGATGAAATTCGCAGTCGCTGGAAGCTGGATGCGAAATTTTCCCCTGAAATGGAAAAGCCCCGGCGCGATCATGTTTTGGCCGGTTGGCGCGATGCGGTTGCACGGGTGCGCACCAGTGATGACTAG
- a CDS encoding AEC family transporter — MLDLIFSKVGPVFLTILCGYLLMRSRILSREGIPVLARIAMNVFIPAMLFQTLSQSDIRAHFDLRLWGAYYGGALLNYALVYFTARFTLGAKNDEAAITAVGGVFSNVVLLGIPLIQAVYGEDGLVPLLIVLAIHPLTLLGLTIFLVEGSRSSGETRLATVAGSMVRVLKNPIIIAIIAGVAASLVGLKLPEIATNTLERFRVAGPTVALILVGCGLYGQSVRGNLTASLLCTCAKLFIQPVLVFSIAYFVFDLPPLWLTVVTIMAALPAGANVAILAGNYQVCIDRSATTILITTLISVITLPLLVLYAGVQP, encoded by the coding sequence ATGCTGGATTTGATTTTCAGTAAGGTTGGGCCCGTCTTTTTGACGATCCTGTGTGGATATTTGTTGATGCGCAGCCGTATTTTATCGCGCGAGGGGATACCGGTTCTCGCCCGCATCGCGATGAATGTTTTCATCCCGGCCATGCTGTTTCAAACCCTGTCACAGTCCGACATTCGTGCCCATTTCGATTTGCGTCTGTGGGGGGCCTATTATGGCGGCGCGCTTTTGAATTATGCGCTGGTTTATTTCACGGCGCGCTTCACCCTGGGGGCGAAAAACGATGAGGCGGCCATTACCGCTGTTGGCGGTGTTTTTTCTAATGTGGTGTTGTTGGGGATTCCGCTGATCCAGGCGGTTTATGGCGAAGACGGGCTGGTTCCCTTGCTGATCGTGCTTGCCATCCATCCGCTGACATTGCTGGGTCTAACTATTTTCCTGGTTGAAGGCAGCCGGTCATCGGGCGAAACCAGGCTTGCCACCGTGGCCGGAAGCATGGTGCGTGTGCTTAAAAACCCCATTATCATCGCCATTATTGCCGGTGTTGCTGCGTCGCTTGTGGGGTTGAAGCTGCCGGAAATTGCCACCAATACGCTGGAACGTTTTCGCGTTGCCGGGCCGACGGTGGCCCTGATCCTTGTTGGATGTGGTTTGTATGGGCAAAGCGTGCGCGGGAACCTGACGGCCAGTTTATTATGCACCTGCGCGAAACTTTTCATTCAACCAGTCCTGGTTTTTTCGATTGCCTATTTCGTGTTTGATCTGCCGCCGTTATGGCTGACGGTGGTGACAATCATGGCGGCCTTGCCTGCCGGGGCCAATGTCGCCATTTTGGCGGGTAATTACCAGGTCTGCATCGACCGTTCTGCAACCACCATTCTGATCACGACGCTCATCAGTGTAATCACCCTGCCGCTTTTGGTTCTTTATGCCGGGGTGCAGCCATAG
- a CDS encoding bi-domain-containing oxidoreductase — protein MATMRALLRFPGEKQVKVAQCPIPALQPGHILIRTTLSVISPGTEATQNAETRMPLLAKAIKRPDLTAQVFDKLRRDGLAATRNAVKHRLDQPIAAGYACCGIIEDLGEGVTGFTKGMRVACGGIDFARHAEWNVVPQNLACPIPDEVSDDNGVFTTLACIALHAIRQGEIGIGMTVAVIGCGLIGQLAIQLAVAAGARVVAIDWQRPRLATARESGAFKCFKSTGEITAQDLADITHNAGCDAVLLCASDDKGTLIDAAATLCRDRGIIVCVGDVKPHANRGPLFRKEITLRQVRSYGPGRYDANYEQLGQDYPIGHARWTIKRNMQAVLDLMADQRITPARLIDARIPLADAANPTTCEVPPLATVIEYNAEVPTDSTELQRSVQHTTRAKPKTGTVNLGIIGAGNFTGATLLPIIKNIPKTTLKYIASTRGLAAMGAHHRVPGSQAISDNTQIFNDPEIDAVIIATRHDSHADLAHAALLSRKHVWVEKPLAVSLPQLDMIQKTLTETGPKQTLMVGHNRRYAPFTYMIKGTLPSGPKHFSYQVRLSPLPSDHWLNQPGQGGRTIGEISHFIDLVMAVSQSPVLAIQCHWINRAHGDSIWEIRFADQSHATVHYTHGGQRHDPKERLHITATNTTIELIDWHKLVISQNGRKTIHRSGGLLSRTPQKGHEQALKAFIQRIQDPQWAKAENIITPPSAQDEIDLCRMILTAAYGCTPA, from the coding sequence ATGGCAACAATGCGCGCCTTGCTGCGCTTTCCGGGTGAAAAACAGGTGAAGGTGGCGCAATGCCCCATCCCTGCCCTGCAACCGGGACACATACTGATCAGAACAACGCTATCCGTAATCAGTCCCGGCACCGAAGCAACGCAAAATGCCGAAACACGCATGCCGCTTCTGGCAAAGGCGATCAAACGACCCGATTTAACCGCACAGGTGTTTGACAAATTACGCCGCGACGGACTGGCCGCCACCCGCAATGCCGTAAAACACCGTCTAGATCAACCGATTGCCGCGGGCTATGCCTGCTGCGGGATTATCGAGGACCTGGGCGAAGGTGTGACCGGTTTTACCAAAGGCATGCGCGTTGCCTGCGGCGGGATCGATTTTGCCCGCCATGCCGAATGGAATGTCGTGCCCCAAAACCTTGCCTGCCCCATCCCCGATGAGGTCAGCGATGATAACGGCGTTTTTACCACCCTTGCCTGCATCGCCCTGCATGCCATTCGGCAAGGGGAAATCGGCATTGGCATGACGGTTGCCGTGATTGGCTGTGGGCTGATCGGGCAGCTCGCCATTCAGCTGGCAGTTGCCGCCGGTGCACGGGTGGTTGCGATTGACTGGCAAAGACCGCGCCTGGCAACGGCACGGGAAAGTGGCGCGTTTAAGTGTTTTAAATCCACCGGCGAAATTACGGCGCAAGATCTTGCCGACATCACCCACAATGCCGGATGTGATGCCGTTTTGCTATGCGCATCAGACGATAAAGGCACGCTGATCGACGCGGCAGCGACGTTATGTCGGGATCGCGGAATCATTGTATGTGTCGGTGACGTCAAACCACATGCCAATCGCGGCCCACTATTTCGTAAGGAAATCACTCTGCGCCAGGTTCGATCCTACGGCCCCGGTCGCTATGATGCCAATTATGAACAATTGGGCCAGGATTACCCGATCGGCCATGCAAGATGGACGATCAAACGCAATATGCAGGCCGTGCTTGACCTGATGGCAGATCAGCGGATCACCCCTGCCCGGCTGATTGACGCCAGGATTCCGCTTGCCGATGCTGCAAACCCTACAACCTGCGAAGTACCGCCGCTTGCCACCGTCATTGAATATAATGCTGAGGTTCCCACCGATAGCACGGAATTGCAGCGGTCAGTACAGCATACAACAAGAGCAAAACCAAAAACGGGCACCGTAAACCTGGGCATCATTGGTGCCGGTAATTTTACCGGCGCCACCCTGCTACCCATTATAAAAAACATACCGAAAACGACACTCAAATATATCGCCAGCACACGCGGCCTGGCGGCAATGGGCGCACATCACCGCGTGCCAGGGTCACAGGCAATCAGCGACAATACCCAAATATTCAATGACCCGGAAATTGATGCCGTCATCATCGCAACACGGCATGACAGCCACGCTGACCTTGCCCATGCAGCCCTGTTAAGCCGCAAACATGTGTGGGTGGAAAAACCGCTTGCTGTCAGCTTGCCGCAATTGGATATGATACAGAAAACCCTGACTGAAACCGGACCTAAACAAACCCTTATGGTTGGCCATAACCGACGATACGCCCCCTTTACATATATGATTAAGGGTACGTTACCATCCGGCCCCAAGCATTTTTCCTATCAAGTGCGACTGTCACCACTGCCATCTGATCACTGGTTGAACCAGCCAGGCCAGGGCGGCCGCACCATTGGCGAAATCAGCCATTTCATTGATCTGGTAATGGCAGTGTCGCAGTCACCTGTTTTGGCAATTCAATGCCACTGGATCAACCGCGCACACGGCGACAGTATCTGGGAAATCCGGTTTGCCGATCAAAGCCACGCAACCGTGCATTACACACATGGCGGACAAAGACACGACCCTAAGGAACGCCTGCACATCACCGCCACCAATACTACAATCGAGCTGATTGACTGGCATAAACTTGTAATATCGCAGAACGGCAGGAAAACCATCCATCGAAGCGGCGGCCTACTGTCCCGAACCCCGCAAAAGGGGCACGAACAGGCATTAAAGGCGTTTATCCAGCGTATTCAGGACCCGCAATGGGCCAAAGCCGAAAACATCATCACGCCGCCAAGCGCTCAAGATGAAATCGACCTGTGCCGCATGATTTTAACCGCAGCCTATGGCTGCACCCCGGCATAA
- a CDS encoding glycosyltransferase family 4 protein, whose protein sequence is MSNSRTSNAASKRKKLLFVCSEDWYFVSHRMALARAAQVRGWEIVVACRKNQAAEMLQTEGFKIIDLNIARGGLSPVASLKTVCHLISIFRREKPDVIVNVAIQCVILSTLAGLLSGARRIVNMVTGLGFIFVSNGRKAKIIRSIVRGVLRFYARFKSVQVIVQNGDDEELMASLGFRRANLSLIRGSGVDMQKYFPAGEVESREVAKQSKTAIFVARMLWSKGLGELIAAIRLLAEKGVHYRFLLVGDVDLANPDSATVNDLETWQKEGLVEWLGKRSDIPALLQGADLAVLPSWREGLPKSLIEAAACRLAMVATDVPGCREIVRHNDTGLLVKLGDAQALADAIERLMENNEFRNNCANNAYALVEKELCDAVVVQKTLKVIEG, encoded by the coding sequence ATGTCAAATTCCCGCACGTCGAATGCCGCATCGAAACGCAAGAAACTTTTGTTTGTTTGCAGCGAGGATTGGTATTTTGTCTCACACCGGATGGCTTTGGCGCGTGCGGCACAGGTGCGTGGCTGGGAAATTGTCGTGGCCTGTCGCAAAAATCAGGCGGCTGAAATGTTGCAGACAGAGGGTTTTAAGATCATCGATCTTAATATTGCCCGGGGTGGTTTAAGCCCGGTTGCGTCATTGAAAACGGTTTGTCACCTGATTTCCATTTTTCGGCGCGAGAAACCTGATGTGATTGTCAATGTTGCCATTCAGTGCGTCATTCTGTCCACATTGGCTGGTTTGCTGTCGGGGGCGCGGCGCATTGTCAATATGGTGACGGGGTTGGGTTTTATTTTTGTGTCAAACGGGCGCAAGGCAAAAATCATCCGGTCCATCGTGCGTGGGGTTTTACGGTTTTATGCCCGTTTTAAATCCGTGCAGGTCATTGTTCAGAATGGCGATGACGAAGAACTGATGGCATCCCTGGGGTTTCGCCGCGCCAATTTGTCCCTGATCCGCGGGTCGGGGGTGGATATGCAAAAGTACTTTCCGGCGGGCGAGGTGGAAAGTCGCGAGGTGGCCAAGCAATCCAAAACAGCCATTTTTGTCGCGCGGATGTTATGGTCCAAGGGGCTGGGTGAATTGATCGCGGCCATTCGTCTTCTGGCTGAAAAAGGTGTTCACTATCGTTTTTTGCTGGTCGGGGATGTGGACCTTGCCAATCCTGACAGTGCAACAGTGAATGACCTTGAAACCTGGCAAAAGGAAGGTTTGGTGGAATGGCTGGGCAAGCGCAGTGATATTCCCGCTTTGTTGCAGGGGGCTGATCTGGCGGTGTTGCCGTCGTGGCGGGAAGGTTTGCCAAAATCCCTGATCGAGGCCGCAGCCTGTCGCCTGGCGATGGTCGCCACCGATGTACCGGGGTGCCGCGAGATTGTTCGGCACAACGATACTGGCTTGTTGGTTAAATTGGGCGACGCCCAAGCCCTTGCCGATGCCATCGAACGTTTGATGGAAAACAACGAATTTAGAAATAACTGCGCAAACAATGCCTATGCACTGGTTGAAAAGGAACTGTGCGATGCTGTTGTGGTGCAAAAGACCCTTAAAGTTATCGAGGGGTAA
- a CDS encoding dihydrodipicolinate synthase family protein: protein MQVSWTGVFPAVATQMFEDGSIDFDMTAKQIEALIDAGVDGLVMLGSVGENTTLEMDEKIAVLKLAVEITKGRIPVLSGVAETTTAGAIKYAQKCEELGADGLMLLPGMIYTADTRENLAHFRAVAAKTALPIMIYNNPGAYRIDIKPEEFNQLADVENLVAIKESSGDPRRITDIYNACGDRFVLFCGMDDLVMETQVLGAVGWISGFTDAFPAESVGLWKLLTEGKYAEAVKIYRWFTPVLHMDVHAKLVQYIKLAQAMTGVGKEYVRAPRLTLVGEEREAITKIIQKAIDTRPSL, encoded by the coding sequence ATGCAGGTAAGCTGGACCGGTGTGTTTCCCGCAGTTGCGACCCAGATGTTTGAAGATGGCTCTATCGATTTTGATATGACGGCCAAACAGATCGAAGCATTGATTGATGCCGGTGTTGATGGGTTGGTTATGCTCGGCTCGGTCGGGGAAAATACGACGCTCGAAATGGACGAAAAGATTGCCGTCCTTAAGCTGGCTGTCGAAATTACCAAGGGTCGCATTCCCGTTTTGTCCGGCGTTGCCGAAACCACAACGGCCGGGGCGATTAAATATGCCCAGAAATGCGAAGAACTGGGGGCCGATGGCCTGATGCTTCTGCCCGGTATGATCTACACGGCCGATACCCGCGAAAATCTGGCGCATTTCCGTGCTGTGGCGGCCAAAACCGCGTTGCCGATCATGATTTATAACAATCCGGGTGCCTATCGCATCGATATCAAACCCGAAGAATTCAACCAGCTTGCCGATGTTGAAAATCTGGTTGCGATCAAGGAAAGCTCGGGTGATCCGCGCCGTATTACCGACATTTATAACGCCTGTGGCGATCGTTTTGTTCTGTTCTGCGGCATGGATGATCTGGTTATGGAAACCCAGGTTTTGGGGGCTGTAGGCTGGATTTCCGGCTTTACCGATGCCTTCCCGGCAGAATCTGTTGGCCTTTGGAAGCTCCTGACCGAGGGCAAATACGCCGAAGCGGTCAAAATTTACCGCTGGTTCACCCCGGTTTTGCACATGGATGTGCATGCCAAGCTGGTTCAGTATATTAAGCTCGCCCAGGCCATGACCGGCGTTGGCAAAGAATATGTGCGTGCGCCGCGCCTGACCCTGGTGGGCGAGGAACGCGAAGCCATCACCAAAATCATTCAAAAGGCCATCGACACACGTCCGTCCCTGTGA